A part of Candidatus Cloacimonadota bacterium genomic DNA contains:
- a CDS encoding cyclic nucleotide-binding domain-containing protein yields MNLSLDTILLTLYYIGTAIGYVIKEILWLRVVIIFAGLCMLARGIIIQNYIVVFWMSVFVIINTFQVIRILIEKRPVKLSDDVQDLYDDIFSDMTTKEFVLFWKMGLQKELKAGDYLCRDNIESDELIQILDGTAAVRKNGKDVAKLSRGYFIAEMQYLMEENPSADVVAVTDVHITVWKHAKLMRLKETYPNLYNKFHLILSKDLTYKLKRYL; encoded by the coding sequence ATGAACTTGAGTTTAGATACTATTTTACTGACACTTTACTATATAGGCACGGCTATCGGCTATGTGATCAAAGAAATCCTGTGGCTGCGCGTCGTGATCATCTTTGCAGGATTGTGTATGCTTGCTCGCGGTATCATTATCCAGAATTATATCGTTGTGTTCTGGATGTCGGTTTTTGTAATAATCAATACCTTTCAGGTAATTCGAATTCTCATAGAAAAGAGACCTGTAAAGCTCAGTGATGATGTTCAGGATTTGTACGATGATATCTTCTCTGATATGACAACTAAGGAATTCGTGCTTTTTTGGAAAATGGGCTTACAGAAAGAACTGAAAGCCGGTGATTATTTATGTAGAGATAATATTGAATCTGATGAACTCATTCAAATCTTAGACGGGACGGCCGCAGTAAGAAAAAATGGTAAAGACGTTGCAAAATTATCCCGGGGATATTTCATTGCAGAAATGCAGTATCTCATGGAGGAGAACCCATCAGCCGATGTAGTGGCTGTAACAGATGTGCATATCACGGTTTGGAAACATGCAAAACTTATGCGATTGAAAGAAACATATCCTAATCTATACAACAAATTCCATCTTATCTTGAGCAAGGATCTTACCTATAAATTAAAAAGATATTTGTAA